From the Micromonospora sediminicola genome, one window contains:
- a CDS encoding SigE family RNA polymerase sigma factor yields the protein MDPLLSEFDSFVRTRTPALLRSAYLLTGDQHLAEDLVQSALARTHRSWSRLHDSGNAEAYTRKIMYHLQVSWWRRRKVAESMPGDLPEPRGGDSAPDHAQQTTLRLTLRAALARLSAKQRAVLVLRFFEDRTESEAADLLGVTVGTVKSQTSKALAKLRSVAPELAELYVTEGTAR from the coding sequence GCGAACCCGCACCCCCGCACTGCTGCGCTCGGCCTACCTGTTGACCGGCGACCAGCACCTGGCCGAGGACCTCGTCCAGTCGGCCCTGGCCCGTACCCACCGATCGTGGAGCCGCCTGCACGACAGCGGCAACGCCGAGGCGTACACCCGAAAGATCATGTACCACCTCCAGGTCTCCTGGTGGCGGCGGCGCAAGGTGGCCGAGTCGATGCCGGGCGACCTGCCCGAGCCACGCGGAGGCGACTCGGCCCCCGACCACGCCCAGCAGACCACGCTGCGGCTCACCCTCCGGGCCGCGCTGGCCCGGCTCTCCGCCAAGCAACGGGCGGTGCTGGTGCTGCGCTTCTTCGAGGACCGCACCGAGTCCGAGGCCGCCGACCTGCTCGGCGTGACCGTCGGCACGGTCAAGAGCCAGACCTCGAAGGCCCTCGCCAAGCTGCGCAGCGTCGCCCCGGAACTCGCCGAGCTGTACGTCACGGAAGGAACCGCCCGATGA